A stretch of Cherax quadricarinatus isolate ZL_2023a chromosome 24, ASM3850222v1, whole genome shotgun sequence DNA encodes these proteins:
- the LOC128690700 gene encoding uncharacterized protein, with amino-acid sequence METAYQERMAAAMATALAAKRSMAPENAAEMRLYLDKLKDLVPLCPKNRKVTKLELIQHVIDYIGDLQDTLQSDSESDGASESPLEHMNFSDAYMTSQQPGHNYSMDYRLGSTSGCSSSASSSGYTKDFRSSGFSDMESSTSSTSGFSSESSNYSTILYSDQGSSAASGFRSSCYPNL; translated from the coding sequence ATGGAGACAGCCTATCAGGAACGTATGGCCGCCGCCATGGCCACAGCTCTAGCCGCCAAGAGGTCCATGGCCCCTGAAAATGCTGCTGAGATGCGCCTTTACCTGGACAAGCTGAAGGACCTGGTGCCGCTCTGCCCCAAGAATCGCAAGGTAACTAAACTGGAATTGATCCAACACGTTATCGACTACATCGGCGACCTTCAGGACACTCTCCAGTCCGACTCCGAGTCTGACGGTGCCTCAGAGAGTCCACTGGAACACATGAACTTCAGCGACGCTTACATGACCTCGCAGCAGCCCGGCCATAACTATTCAATGGATTACCGTCTTGGCAGCACCTCtggttgtagcagcagtgcaTCATCTTCGGGATACACCAAAGACTTCAGATCTTCAGGATTCAGTGACATGGAAAGTTCTACCAGCTCCACCAGTGGTTTCAGCAGTGAGTCCAGCAATTACAGCACCATCCTTTACAGTGACCAAGGCAGCAGCGCAGCGTCAGGCTTCAGATCCTCCTGTTATCCGAACCTCTGA